A segment of the Vagococcus hydrophili genome:
CGCTTCTAAAGCTGTTTGGGAAAACATGAAAGACATGAAAACAGTTGGCGTAATTAACGAAGATAAAGTGAATAAAGTCATGGATATTGCAGTTCCTGTGGGAGTTGTTGCTGGTTTGATTCCATCAACTAACCCAACATCAACTGTTATCTATAAAGCACTTATTTCATTAAAAGCTGGAAACAGTATTGTCTTTTCTCCACATCCAACTGCCTTAAAATGTATCACTGAAACAGTAGATATCATTAGAAATGCAGCTGTTAGAGAAGGATGTCCAGCCGGAGCAATCAGTGTGATGGCAACACCAACGATGCAAGGAACTGCTGAATTAATGAAACATGATTTAACTAAATTAATTTTAGCAACAGGTGGCTCTGCCATGGTTAAAGCGGCTTATTCATCAGGAACACCCGCAATCGGTGTCGGACCAGGAAATGGCCCAGCCTTTATTGAAAAAACGGCAAACATTCCTGTGGCTGTTAAACACATTATGGAATCAAAAACATTTGATAACGGAACAATTTGTGCTTCTGAACAATCAATTGTTGTTGAAGAAGTCAGTAAACAAGCTGTTATTAGTGAATTCAAAAAACAAGGTGCTTACTTCTTAACGAAAGAAGAAGCGGCTCAATTAGAGAAATTCATCATGCGTGCAAACGGCACAATGAATCCACAAATTGTCGGGAAATCAATTGATACTATCAGTAAATTAACTGGTTTAACTTTCCCACAAGGCACACGTGTCTTAATCGCTGAAGAAGATCGAGTGGGAATGAAAGTTCCTTATTCTAGAGAAAAATTAGCACCAATTTTAGCATTCTATACAACCAAAGATTGGGAAGATGCTTGTCAGTTATGTATTGAAATATTAACTAATGAAGGTGCCGGACACACAATGGTTATCCATACCGAAGATGATAACGTGGTTAGAGAATTTGGCTTGAAAAAACCTGTCTCTCGTTTATTAGTCAATACGCCAGGAACATTAGGTGGTATTGGAGCCTCAACAAACATTAACCCAGCTTTAACATTAGGTTGTGGTGCTGTCGGCGGAAGTTCAACTTCAGACAACATCAGCCCAGAAAACTTATTTAACTTAAGAAAAGTCGCTTACGGCGTTTGTGAATTAGATGAATTACGTGGTGAAGATCTTAATCTAGTTGATAATAAAGTTGAAACATGTTCAACTAAAGATTCAAAAGATGAATTAATCAACAAGATTGTGGCAGCAGTGCTAGAAAAACTTTAAACTTGGTTTTAATTATATTAAAATAAATTATACATAAAATATTAGGAGGAACATTATTATGAACGCAAACGCATTAGGAATGATCGAAACAAAAGGTTTAGTAGGAGCTATCGAAGCAGCAGATGCAATGGTGAAAGCAGCTAACGTAACATTAATTGGTAAAGAACAAGTAGGTGGCGGATTAGTAACAGTTATGGTTCGTGGTGATGTAGGTGCTGTTAAAGCGGCAACTGACGCTGGAGCTGCAGCAGCTGAACGTGTTGGAGAATTATTATCAGTTCACGTAATTCCTCGTCCACATTCAGAAGTTGACGAAATTTTACCAAAAATGGGTTAATTCTTTAACTTAATATGAGAAAAAAATAAAGAGTCTAAAGGGTATATGTCTATATGAATATACCCTTTTCTCAAAGAGAAGGGTGTGTTATCGTGGCCGTTTTAACTGAATATGACGTTCGAAATATCTTAAAAAAAGAATGTCTAACGGAAATGATAATTGCAAAAGGAACCATTGTAACACCTTCAGCTAAAAGTTTTTTAAATGATAAAGGCATTACCATTCTTTTTGAAAAAGATGAGGCAGCGCAAGTTGAGGTTGAGATTTGTGAAGAGGAAGTTTCGGAAACACATGAAGTTCCTCAGTTTAGTGGTGATCATTTTTTACTCAAAAAGAATTCTATTCAGTGGACACTGCTAAAAATTGAGTTTATTAAATTTCAAAAAAGCTTAACAGAAGTAGAAAATAGTCATTTGAATGATCCTTTACATTTAATTTTAAAAATGATTGATGACGTTGTTTCAGGTCTAGGACAGACCTTTTGGCTTAATACGAACTATTTAACTTTGGAAGAAGAATCAAAAGAAGTTGAACTTAGTATTGAATTAGAAGACTATCAACTTGAATTATATCGCTTAATGCTACTTACAAAGAAGCGTTGTTGTGAGTTAGTTGAGTGCCATAAAGACGGTTTTGGTATCTGCCAAAGAGAAGATTTACTGGAGTTAGAAGTGAGATTCCCTGAATACATTAAGTCATTGATTAATAGTTAAAAATGTTTATTTACTCTAAACGAAGGAGGTTATCAAACAGTGGAAATTACAAATGAAAATATTGATGAAATCATCAAAGAAGTCGTATCAAGATTGCAACCTAAACGTGATTTTGAAGTGGAAGCAAGTGGTCGTCACGTCCATTTATCTCGCGCCGACATTGATACATTATTTGGAAAAGGCTATCAATTGACTAAAGTCAAAGACTTGTCTCAACCAGGCCAATTTGCCTGTAAGGAACGGATTAATTTAATCGGTCCTAAAGGTGTCCTTAAAAATGTTGTCATTTTAGGCCCTGAAAGAAAAGAATCTCAAGTAGAGATTTCTGGAACAGACGCTTTAACACTAGGTGTGAAAGTACCTGTCAGAGAAAGTGGCGATATTGTTGGCACTCCAGGTATTCTGATGATGAACGGAATGACAAGTTTACAATTATCAAAAGGATTGATTATTGCTAAGCGTCATGTCCATTTAACAGAAGAAGATGCGTGGCGTTTTAAAGTCAAACAAGGAGAAATCGTTCAAGTTAAAATTGACGGCGAACGTCCACTTATTTTTGATGATGTGGTGATTCGTGTGAGTTCTAAATTTGCGACCTATATGCACATTGATTACGATGAAGCCAATGCATGTGGCTTTAAAAAAGGAACCAGAGGAACAATCATTAAGAAATTAGGTAATTGGAATGGATAATTTTGAAGAACTTGTTCAGATTGTGACTCAAAAGGTTTTAGAGGCTTTAGGAGACAAAACAGGAATCTACCAAGATAAAACAAATGCTTTCGGTGTTTATGGTGAAGAAACAGAGGTCTTAAAACAATTCATAAAAGATTCAGAGCATGAAATTTCTGTATTATCAGATTCTTCAACTGGTGTGGTAATATCACAACTTTCATTAGAAACCTTGATGAGAATTGCCAACATGTTACCTGAAACACCAGCAGAAAAAATTATTTTAGAAGCTCTTTTGGAAAAGAAAAAAGTTTATGTTTTAAACAATGGTAAAGAATACCGATCACTCATTAAGAAAAGTCTTTACGGTGTGAAAGAACAAGTCCAAAAAGCTGAAAATCAGTGGTCAAAATTTGGTGCCGAGTTTGTCACAGTTAAATTAACAAGCGTGACAAATGAAAACAATAAAAAAGTTATCACAAGGGAATCACTACAAAAAGAAATGAATCAAGGCATAAGTGAATGGACAGTCACAGATTCAATGATTGTCACACCTTTAGCTAAAGATTTTATTCGGGAAAAACAATTAAAGTTTAATTATGTAAGAAATGAGGAATAGTCATGTTAATTGGAACGGTATCAGGTAGTCTTTGGGCAACTCGCAAAAATGAAAATTTGAGTGGCTTAAAATTTTTATTAGTAGACATTGAAGAAAAATCACCAGATGTACCCACAAAAACAATCGTAGCAGCTGATACTGAAGGTGCTGGCTTTGGCGATGTTGTCTTAGTGACAACAGGTGGTTCTGCTAGGGTGGCTCTAGGCTCATCTGAAGTTCCAGTTGATGCGGCAATTGTTGGTATTATCGATTCTGTTGAAAGAAATCAGTAGTACTAAGTTAAAAAGGACATTAGGAGGCAGCAATTAATGAGTATTAATGAAATTATTATGTATATTATTGCATTCTTCATGGTTTTAGGCGGAATTGATTACGTTTTAGGTAATAAATTCAATCTAGGTAACCAATTTGAAGAAGGTATTATGGCAATGGGAGCTTTAACTTTATCAATGGTGGGGATTATTACTTTAGCTCCAATCTTAGCAAATATTTTAAAACCAATCGTTGTGCCAATTTATACAGCGCTAGGAGCAGATCCAGCAATGTTTGCAACGACTTTATTAGCAAACGATATGGGTGGTTATACACTAGCTATGGAAATGGCTCAAACGCCAGAAGCAGGACTTTTTGCGGGAACTATTTTAGGTGCCATGATGGGACCTACAATTGTTTTCACGATTCCAGTAGCATTAGGAATCATTAAAAAAGAAGACCAAAAATATTTAGCAACAGGTGTTTTATCAGGAATGGTTACTATTCCAATCGGAGCTTTTGTGGGTGGTTTAGTGGCAGGCTTTGAAGTTAAGATGCTTATCATGAACTTAATCCCAATCGTTATCGTAGCAGCTTTGGTTATGGTGGGCTTATTATTAATTCCAGATGGTATGATCAAAGGTTTCACTTACTTTGGTAAAGGTGTGGTTATCATCGCTATCATCGGTTTAGTATTAGGTGCACTGCAACAATTAGTTGGTATTACAGTGATTGAAGGCATCGCCCCAGTTTCAGAAGGTATCGAAGTAGTCGGTGGGATTGCTTTAACATTAGCTGGAGCATTTGTATTAGTTCAAGTGATTACACGTGTCTTCAAGAAACCTTTAATGGGCTTAGGTAAAGTCTTAGGTATGAACGAAACATCTGCAGCAGGTTTAGTAGCAACTCTAGCAAACAACATTGCTATGTTCCAAACAATGAAAGACATGGACGAACGTGGAAAAATTATTAACGTGGCATTTGCTGTATCAGCGTCATTTGTTTTAGGTGACCACTTAGGCTTTACAGCTGGTGTTGCTAAAGAGATGATTTTCCCAATGATCGTTGGTAAATTAGTTGGTGGTATTACAGCGATTGCTGTGGCAATTTTTATGGCAAACAAAACAATGAAAAAAGCAGAAGCAACTAAAGAGGTGGCTTAATCATGGATGATAATCAAAAAAGTATTATTGAAAGCGTTGTTCGCCAAGTCTTAATGGAAAAAATGAGCGGACTCTCTCAATTAACTAAAAATGTTGACCCAAGTGGTGTTTTATCAGTTAAGTTACCACTTTTAGAAGTAAATGAAGATGATCGTTTAGATACAGGAACACCTAGTGATGTGGTTTATTGTAAAGACCTTGTGACTTTAGAAGAAAGCCCACGTTTAGGCTGTGGACTAATGGTAATGAAAGATACAACTTTCGACTGGACACTTGAGTATGATGAAGTTGACTATGTTATCGAAGGAACATTAACGGTGATTGTTGATGGACGTCGAATTTCTGCTGGTCCTGGAGAAATTCTATTTGTACCAAAAAGCAGTAGTATTCAATTTTCAGTTGAAGGGGATGCAAGATTCGTCTATGTGACGTATCCGGCAGACTGGGCATCACAATAATTTTTTAGGAGGTTTATTATGGTTGATTTAAAACAAGTGAATCAGGTACTACAAGAATTTAATGAGATCGTAAATACTAAAAAATATCGCCCTTTTGACAAGAATAAAACACTAAAAGTTGGCGTGGATTTAGGAACTTCTTCGATTGTTTTGGCTATTTTGGATGAACAAAATAAGCCGATTTATGGAAGTTTTGAATATGCGGAGGTAGTTAGAGATGGCTTAGTAGTGAACTACATTCAAGCAGTTCAAATTGTGACGAAGTTAGTTCATGAAGCTGAAGAAATACTTGGCGTTGAATTAACAGAAGCTGCAACGGCTGTTCCACCTGGTACATTAGGGAATGATTTTAAAGTCGTTTCTAATGTGTTAGAATCTGCTGGCTTAAATGTAACGACTGTTGTTGATGAACCATCAGCAGCAGCTCGTTTACTTGATTTAGAAAAAGGTGCTGTTATTGATGTGGGTGGTGGTACAACGGGGATTAGTATTATTGAAGATCATACTGTTGTTAAAACGATTGATGAGCCAACTGGTGGGACACACATGTCCTTAGTTTTAGCTGGCTATCATAAAGTACCAGTGCCAGAAGCAGAATTAATTAAGCGAGATCGAAGCCGTGAGTCAGAAACCTTTATGATCATTAAACCAGTAGTGGATAAAATGGCGAATATTACAAAACAGTTTCTTGAAACCTATCCAATCGAACCTTTATTTGTTGTTGGTGGCGCCAGTTTCTTCGATGATTTTTCGAAAGTCTTTTCTAAGTATCTAGGAAAAGAAGTGCTTAGACCTGACTACCCTCAATTTGTAACACCAATTGGTATTGCCATTGCGAGTGAAAAAGAGTAGAGGTGTTAGTGAGATGATTTCAGAAGTAAAAAAATTATCGGTCGATGATTTAGATGAGTGTGTTGCAACCTTTAAAGATGCCTCTTTAAATCAAGCCTATGCTGGTCAAGTGATTGATTGGATAAAAACTGGATTAAGTCATAATGAGTTATGGGGTGCGTTAACTAATACAGGCGAACTCATAGGAATCATGTGGATAGAAGAAAAAGGCTTTTTTCACGAGTATCCATATCTTGCTTTAATATGTGTGAAAGATTCTTATCAAGGCAAGGGATTAGGTACTTTTTTACTAAGTATCTATGAAGCAATTGGTAGAGCCTTGAATAAGAAGAAAATAACACTTATGGTAGGCGATTTCAATGTGAATGCTAAAAGGTTATATGAATCTGTAGGATATCAAGAAATTGGTAAAGTTCCTTCAGCGTACATGCCGAATATTGCTGAATTTATTATGTTAAAAGAGTTAGATTAGTAGTAAGGGAAATTCAATTAAACTTAAATTAGTGAATGATTAAACTTTCACAATCAGTTCGAATTTTATTGATAAAGAGGCACGAGTGTTATATTATTAAACTAGAGATTTATGACAATTTAATAGCAGTTTTAGTGATGGGAAATGAGGTGTAATTCCTCAACAGACCCTTTCTACTGTAATGCGGACGAAATTCTTGAAATACCACTGTCGAAAGATTTGGAAGGTAAGAAAAGTAGGGTGAAGCAAAGTCAGGATATCCAAGCTAAATCGAGAAAAAATAATTCTATCGGGAAATTGTTTTTTTTGGTGTGTTAGCTTGCTTTTTTTAGGGGTATTCTAACAGATATTTAGTATACAAAAAAAACAAACTATTGTTCTGATTGAACGATAGTTTGTTTTTTTTATATAAAATTATAAAAGGAGCGTTTGGAATGAACAAAAAAACAAAAGAAATGACGTTGATTGCATTGATGATTGCACTGAGCATTCTAGGAGCAAATATTAAATTACTTGGCTCGATTGCACTGGATTCTTTTCCGGCTTTTATTTCTACAATTATTTTAGGGCCAGGAGTTGGAATGATGGTTGCTTTCTTTGGTCATATGGTTTCAGCAATGTTATCAGGATTTCCTAGTACCTTACCAATTCATTTGATGATTGCAACCATGATGATGCTATGTGTCTTTGTATATGGTTACATTAGAAAAAAATACAGTCGGTACCCAGTGATGTCTAAAGTGGTTTCAATTGCAGTAGCCTTTATAATTAATGTTCCTCTAGACTTACTTTTACTATATCCATTCTTAAAAGAAGTTGTTTTTGTATTATTTGTACCTCTAACAATTGCAACATTTGCTAATCTATTTTTAACAGAAGTTGTGTATGCTTGTTTACCTTCTAAAATAAAAAATTATTCTAAAATCCAACAAGATATGAAAGGACATTAAGATGGTCGGACCTCACGGTGGTAATGTTAAAGAACTAACTGAGTTATATCAATTATCAGAACAATCAATCATTGATTTTAGTGCCAATATCAATCCATTAGGTGTATCGAAAAAGCTTAAAGAAGAGATAAATAATAAATTTGATCAGGTACTTCATTATCCAGATTTAAGATATAAAGAATTAAAAAATCTTATTGCTAAGCATCATGAAGTTAAATCAGAGGAGATATTTTTAGGTAATGGTGCAGCAGAAGCAATCTATGCTTTAGCAAGTGCTTTGGATTCAGAAAAAGTCTTAGTGCTAGCTCCCACATTTTCTGAATATGAAGATGCTTTTGCTCATAAATTAACAGATATTCGTTACTTTAAAACTGAAAGTACTGATTTTTCAGTCAATATGGATGATTTAATATCTGCTATTAAGCAAGAAAATGTAGACACGATTTGTCTATGTAATCCTAATAATCCTACTGGAAAACTAATAGAGAAAAAAGAAATTAAGCGTTTGTTAGCGTACTGCGACGAACATAATATACGCTTAATCGTAGACGAAGCTTTCATGGATTTTTTACCTAAAGAAGAATCTTTAACGAGTGAATTAGCAGAAAATCAGCATTTATTTATTATTAGATCATTAACGAAAATTTTTGCTATTCCTGGCTTGCGTCTAGGTTATTTACTAACAAGTAATGAAAGTGTCATGATCAAACTAAATCAAAGAGCGATTCCGTGGCGGATTAATTGCTTTGCAGAAATAGCGGGAAAAGTTTCTTTAGAAGATGAAGAATATCTAAAAGAAAGTCTTTCTTATATTGAAACAGAACGAAAATTTTTAGAAGAAAACCTAAAAAAAATATCAGACATAACATTGTTTAGTAGTACGGTTAATTTCATATTCTTTAATTGTTCCAAGTATAGTTATCTGCAAAAGGATTTATTAGAAAAGGGCATATTAATCCGTGATTGTTCAAACTATCAAGGGCTTTCTGATTATTATTTCAGAATTGCTGTTAGAAGTCATGCTGAAAACGAAGTACTAGTAAAAGTATTTGAGGAGTATTTCTATGGAGAAAATAACAGTTAGCTGTTCTGGAAGTTGCGGGGAGCTTATTCAGGGGTATGTTGATGATGTTCCTTATTTGGTGAGTTGTGGGATTAAGTTATTTTCCTATGTAACGATCAGTGAAGAGGGCAGTCAAAAAAGTCAAATCGGAAAGAAAGCAATAAAAGCTTCTCGTTTAGTTGAAGACTATTTAAACATTCCAAAAGAAAAGCAAAGGCGACTGAAAATAGCCATTCAATCTGAATTAACTAAGTCAAAAGGGATGGCAAGTAGTACTGCTGATATTGCAGCAACTATTTACGGAACGGCGCTTTTTTACGGAATTGACCTTGCTAAAAAAGAAATCGCTTACCTATGTGTCCAAATAGAGCCGACAGATAGTGTTTTTTTTGACTCAATGACCTTATTAGATTTAAAAAAAGGAAGAGTGATGGATATTTCTCAATGGTTCCCTGATTTTTTGGTCTTAATGTTAGAACCTAATAAAGGTATTAATACCCAAAAACATCATACCTCAAAAAATGAATTACTAGCTAAAGAGCAATCTTTACAATTTAGAGAAGTCTATCAAACTTATTATGAAGCAGTGAAGGAGAAAGAGTTAGCTAGATTAGGTGAAGCTGCGACAAAAAGTGCTTGTTTAAACCAAGAAATATTACCAAAACCTTATTTTAAAGAGATACTTTTAGTTAAAAAAAAATTTGATTCTGTTTTTGGTGTTAATGTTGCTCATAGTGGGACAGTTGTTGGTATTTTATTAAAAAATTTAAGTGAAATAGAAGCAATTAAAGAAGAATTAACAAAATTAGGTGTGACACGTTTTTATAAAAAAATAGGTGTCCATCAATCATATTTTGAAGGACTTCAACAAGTGGAGGACATGGAAAAATGAAGAAAATCATGGTGAGTGCGGCATCTAGCGGTTCAGGAAAAACCACTGTCACTTTAGGTTTATTAGAAGCTTTGAAGAGGCGAAATTTAGATGTTCAACCGTTTAAAGTGGGACCAGATTATGTAGATACTAAATATCATAGTCGTATCACAGAAAATTCATCGAGAAACTTAGATTCGTTTTTAATTCAGAATAAAGAGACGATTAAATATTTGTTTGATAAACAGGCAAGTCAAGTTGATATAGCAGTGATTGAAGGTGTGATGGGATTGTTTGATGGCTTTGGCATAGATAAGGATTGTTGTTCAAGTTCTGCTATGGCAAAAGACTTAAACGCACCTGTTCTACTTGTTGTGGACGGTAAATCAGCATCCACCTCGATTTCAGCGGTTGTTAAAGGCTTTGAGGAATTTGATTCAGATTTAAAAATTCAAGGAGTGATTGTCAATAATATCGCGTCTGAAAATCATTTTAGTTTAGTTAAAGGAGCGATAGAAAAATACACGAAGGCAACAGTGTATGGCTATCTACGGAAAAATCGAACCTTTGCTCTTCCTTCGCGTCAATTAGGCTTAGTACCAGATAATGAGATTGATAATGTCATGGGAATTATTGGTTTAATTGCAGACAGTTTGGAGGAGACCGTTGATATTGATCGTTTACTGTCAGATTTAGTAGATGAAGACGTGCAGCAAATCAACTTTCCTTTTGAGTTAGTACCGAGCAATCAATCTATTAAGATTGCCATTGCTAAAGACGATGCCTTTCATTTTTATTATCCAGATAATTTAGAGTTATTAGAAAAAATAGGTGCTGAAATTATTGAATTTAGCCCGATGAGAGATAAAGAATTACCTCAAGCTGATTTTTACTATTTTGGTGGTGGCTACCCAGAAGAATTTGCGAAAGAATTATCAGAAAACAAAGAGATGCGTGAGTCTGTTTTAAAAGCTCATGAAGCTTGTAAACCTATTTTAGCTGAATGTGGTGGGTTAATGTATTTAGGAACTTCCTTAAAAATCGCGGAGGATAGCTTTCCAATGGTTGGAATTTTTGAAGGTCAGAGTGAGATGACTTCGAGATTAAAACGTTTTGGTTATTGTTACGGTGTGTTAAAAGAGGACTGCTTACTTGGTAAAAAAGGGGATAAAGTTTACGGACATGAGTTTCATCATTCTATTTTTGAAACGTCTGAAGAAACAGCCATGTTAATGGAGAAAAAAAGAGATGGCAAGCTTATCTCTTCATGGGAAGGTGGTTATCAAAAAAATAATACTTTTGCTAGTTACTTGCACTTACATTTCTTTCAAAGTGAACCATTTATTTATCAACTTGTTAATTCGATACATGTTCAGGAGGACGAGACATGACCATCATCCTGATTATTTTAGCCTTTGTTTTAGATTTACTAATAGGAGATCCTTATCACTGGCCTCATCCGGTCAAAGTCATTGGCAATTATATTAATTTATTTCAAAAAGATTTTGTCAAACCAACGGATTCATCGAAGAAAAAATATGTATTAGGTGGCTTTTTATGGCTAAGTACGGTGATCTTTGCTTATTTAGCAACTTGGATTTTGATCGTCGTCGCCTTTAATATCAACGCTTATCTTGGAATGGCAGTGTTTGTTTACCTAGCCTATACCACTTTAGCCACCAAATCTTTGGCTAAAGAAGGTAAAAAGATCATTAAAACCCTTGAAAATGGCACGATTGAAGAAGCTAGATATCAAGTCTCAATGATTGTCGGTAGAGATACGAGTGAGTTAACAAGAGAAGAGATTGCTAAAGCTACCGTTGAGACGATTGCTGAGAACACATCGGATGGTGTGATTGCCCCAATGATTTTCTTGTTTATTGGAGGACCACCTTTAGCGATGGCTTATAAGGCGGTGAACACACTAGATTCAATGGTGGGTTATTTGACACCTAAGTACAAAGAAATTGGTTATGTCTCAGCGAAGATGGATGATCTCTGGAATTTGATTCCTGCCCGAATCAGTTTTTTATTGATAGCTCTGAGTAGCGTGTTACTTAATATGAATCCTAAAAATACATTTATGATTGGCTTTAGAGATCGTAAGAATCATAAAAGTCCTAATGGGGGTTATTTAGAAGCACCCGCTGCTGGTGCATTAGGAATTCAGCTAGGTGGAAGTCATGTGTATCACGGTGTAGAAATCTACAAACCAACTATTGGGGAAGCTTTAAAAGAAGTTGATAGTGGTGATATTTTAAAAATGAATCAACTATTGTATTGTTCAGCGATACTAGGTTTAGTGTTGTTTTCAATGATTTTATTTCTGATTCAACGATAAAAAATATAAAAAAGGAATGTGAATGACTGATGAACTATATGAAAGACCCTAAAGGAATCGAAACAGAAAGCTTTGTTATTATCCAAGATACGATTGATGAAATAAATCCTGAATATCGTTTTAAAAATAAAACAGAAGAAATGATTATCAAAAGAGCGATTCATACAAGTGCAGATTTTGATTATTTAGAAAATTTACAATTCACACATGATGTGATTGAAGCAATGAACGCCTTTTTCAAAAACGGAAAAGGCACGATTTATACAGATACAACCATGGCTTTAAGCGGTATCAACAAACGAGTTTTGGATAAATTAAATATCTCTTACAAGTGTTTTATTTCAGATCCTGAAATCGTCAAAATAGCCAAAGAAAAACAAATCACACGTTCCATGGCAGCCATTGAACACGCCAGCACTTTAGAAGGAGACAAAGTATTTGTGATTGGGAATGCTCCAACGGCGATTTATAAAATACTAGAAATGGTTCAAGCAAAAGAACTAGATATTAAAGCTGTAGTGGGAGCACCTGTTGGATTTGTGGGAGCCGAAGAATCAAAAGAGGCTTTATTTGAAAGTGATATTCCAGCGATTGTAGCACGAGGACGTAAAGGTGGTAGTAATGTAGCTGCTGCCATTATTAATGCAATTATTTATCAATTGGACGTGGAATAAACATGGAAGAATTTGTCTATGTAAATGGGAAAAAGATGAAAAAAGGCTATACAACAGGCTCTTGCGCAACAGCTGCTTCAGTTGCGGCGACTCATCTTTTACTGAATTCAGAAGAATGTGAAGAAGTCAGTGTCACAACACCAGTTGATAAGGAAATCCAAATACCCATTGTTTCTTTAGAACGAGTGGATGAAAAGACAGCGATTGCCGCTGTAAGGAAAAATGGCGGGGATGACGCTGATGCCACTCACGGCATGTTGATTTATTC
Coding sequences within it:
- the eutJ gene encoding ethanolamine utilization protein EutJ; this translates as MVDLKQVNQVLQEFNEIVNTKKYRPFDKNKTLKVGVDLGTSSIVLAILDEQNKPIYGSFEYAEVVRDGLVVNYIQAVQIVTKLVHEAEEILGVELTEAATAVPPGTLGNDFKVVSNVLESAGLNVTTVVDEPSAAARLLDLEKGAVIDVGGGTTGISIIEDHTVVKTIDEPTGGTHMSLVLAGYHKVPVPEAELIKRDRSRESETFMIIKPVVDKMANITKQFLETYPIEPLFVVGGASFFDDFSKVFSKYLGKEVLRPDYPQFVTPIGIAIASEKE
- the cobD gene encoding threonine-phosphate decarboxylase CobD, whose amino-acid sequence is MVGPHGGNVKELTELYQLSEQSIIDFSANINPLGVSKKLKEEINNKFDQVLHYPDLRYKELKNLIAKHHEVKSEEIFLGNGAAEAIYALASALDSEKVLVLAPTFSEYEDAFAHKLTDIRYFKTESTDFSVNMDDLISAIKQENVDTICLCNPNNPTGKLIEKKEIKRLLAYCDEHNIRLIVDEAFMDFLPKEESLTSELAENQHLFIIRSLTKIFAIPGLRLGYLLTSNESVMIKLNQRAIPWRINCFAEIAGKVSLEDEEYLKESLSYIETERKFLEENLKKISDITLFSSTVNFIFFNCSKYSYLQKDLLEKGILIRDCSNYQGLSDYYFRIAVRSHAENEVLVKVFEEYFYGENNS
- a CDS encoding ECF transporter S component produces the protein MNKKTKEMTLIALMIALSILGANIKLLGSIALDSFPAFISTIILGPGVGMMVAFFGHMVSAMLSGFPSTLPIHLMIATMMMLCVFVYGYIRKKYSRYPVMSKVVSIAVAFIINVPLDLLLLYPFLKEVVFVLFVPLTIATFANLFLTEVVYACLPSKIKNYSKIQQDMKGH
- the eutH gene encoding ethanolamine utilization protein EutH, which produces MSINEIIMYIIAFFMVLGGIDYVLGNKFNLGNQFEEGIMAMGALTLSMVGIITLAPILANILKPIVVPIYTALGADPAMFATTLLANDMGGYTLAMEMAQTPEAGLFAGTILGAMMGPTIVFTIPVALGIIKKEDQKYLATGVLSGMVTIPIGAFVGGLVAGFEVKMLIMNLIPIVIVAALVMVGLLLIPDGMIKGFTYFGKGVVIIAIIGLVLGALQQLVGITVIEGIAPVSEGIEVVGGIALTLAGAFVLVQVITRVFKKPLMGLGKVLGMNETSAAGLVATLANNIAMFQTMKDMDERGKIINVAFAVSASFVLGDHLGFTAGVAKEMIFPMIVGKLVGGITAIAVAIFMANKTMKKAEATKEVA
- a CDS encoding EutN/CcmL family microcompartment protein, with translation MLIGTVSGSLWATRKNENLSGLKFLLVDIEEKSPDVPTKTIVAADTEGAGFGDVVLVTTGGSARVALGSSEVPVDAAIVGIIDSVERNQ
- the eutM gene encoding ethanolamine utilization microcompartment protein EutM; translated protein: MNANALGMIETKGLVGAIEAADAMVKAANVTLIGKEQVGGGLVTVMVRGDVGAVKAATDAGAAAAERVGELLSVHVIPRPHSEVDEILPKMG
- a CDS encoding acetaldehyde dehydrogenase (acetylating), giving the protein MVNVVDKDLISVQEVRNLLRDATEAQKELATFSQEKIDNICQAMTKAAYDNRVKLAKMANEETGFGIWQDKVVKNSFASKAVWENMKDMKTVGVINEDKVNKVMDIAVPVGVVAGLIPSTNPTSTVIYKALISLKAGNSIVFSPHPTALKCITETVDIIRNAAVREGCPAGAISVMATPTMQGTAELMKHDLTKLILATGGSAMVKAAYSSGTPAIGVGPGNGPAFIEKTANIPVAVKHIMESKTFDNGTICASEQSIVVEEVSKQAVISEFKKQGAYFLTKEEAAQLEKFIMRANGTMNPQIVGKSIDTISKLTGLTFPQGTRVLIAEEDRVGMKVPYSREKLAPILAFYTTKDWEDACQLCIEILTNEGAGHTMVIHTEDDNVVREFGLKKPVSRLLVNTPGTLGGIGASTNINPALTLGCGAVGGSSTSDNISPENLFNLRKVAYGVCELDELRGEDLNLVDNKVETCSTKDSKDELINKIVAAVLEKL
- a CDS encoding cupin domain-containing protein, giving the protein MDDNQKSIIESVVRQVLMEKMSGLSQLTKNVDPSGVLSVKLPLLEVNEDDRLDTGTPSDVVYCKDLVTLEESPRLGCGLMVMKDTTFDWTLEYDEVDYVIEGTLTVIVDGRRISAGPGEILFVPKSSSIQFSVEGDARFVYVTYPADWASQ
- a CDS encoding GNAT family N-acetyltransferase encodes the protein MISEVKKLSVDDLDECVATFKDASLNQAYAGQVIDWIKTGLSHNELWGALTNTGELIGIMWIEEKGFFHEYPYLALICVKDSYQGKGLGTFLLSIYEAIGRALNKKKITLMVGDFNVNAKRLYESVGYQEIGKVPSAYMPNIAEFIMLKELD
- the eutD gene encoding ethanolamine utilization phosphate acetyltransferase EutD; this translates as MTNENIDEIIKEVVSRLQPKRDFEVEASGRHVHLSRADIDTLFGKGYQLTKVKDLSQPGQFACKERINLIGPKGVLKNVVILGPERKESQVEISGTDALTLGVKVPVRESGDIVGTPGILMMNGMTSLQLSKGLIIAKRHVHLTEEDAWRFKVKQGEIVQVKIDGERPLIFDDVVIRVSSKFATYMHIDYDEANACGFKKGTRGTIIKKLGNWNG